From Funiculus sociatus GB2-C1, the proteins below share one genomic window:
- a CDS encoding NACHT domain-containing protein, protein MSLLSRPPYNLSPTEIAVVLAKFPDEDEKHIKTDKAVAEQATQENNLPPNAETVSKHMRTIYTERLSQREARQDVPSLKGKRGQARDSVFVAWLKHKYLEWQESQGLATSSSGATDIEIDWREVCRAMLESKRELASNLFTSGMEITFKLDDIQVPLGLIKRPKKVQHQKDVSPDKGSQVYREVEEKEKITPIEYKDFCQQVLANQKSPKNNGKHLTIIGEPGAGKTTQLLKIADWVLDETEDLPIWISLGVVGAKPLQEYLLKDWLPDAASKLDAASPQWVEQLEQHLKDGRVWLLLDGADEMQVADPLGKLAEFVRVPLLKNVRVVLTCRLNLWDAAGNALSEFDTYKMLDFSYGDGKNSDQVKQFIDKWFGNPSLALPYKEREQEASPCVGGSEGGQQLREALDETGKERIKDLARHPLRLALLCFTWQSGRGKLPDTKAELYEMFVEALYVLKKGVFPTTSAQQRDLNAALGRLALKAIDKGFKSILPQSLVDEGLKKPYPELFELSDKLGWLNQIGVEAENPLKPVYAFFHPTFQEYFAATLIDDWDFFLNHIPNNPKDPKASYRIFEPQWKEVILLWLGREDLQPHKKENFIKALVEFQDKCNRLYSLFLSSEVRSKHRA, encoded by the coding sequence GTGAGTCTACTATCTCGTCCACCCTATAATTTGAGTCCTACAGAAATAGCCGTTGTCCTGGCGAAGTTTCCCGATGAGGATGAAAAGCATATAAAAACTGATAAAGCAGTTGCAGAGCAAGCTACACAAGAAAATAACTTGCCTCCTAATGCGGAAACTGTCAGCAAACATATGCGGACAATTTACACTGAGAGGTTAAGTCAGCGAGAAGCTCGTCAGGATGTTCCAAGCCTGAAAGGTAAGAGGGGTCAAGCTAGAGATTCTGTATTTGTTGCTTGGCTGAAGCATAAGTATCTGGAATGGCAAGAATCGCAGGGTTTAGCTACTAGTTCGTCGGGTGCAACTGATATTGAGATTGACTGGCGAGAAGTCTGCCGTGCCATGCTGGAATCCAAGCGGGAACTTGCCAGCAATCTGTTTACTTCTGGTATGGAAATAACGTTTAAACTGGATGACATTCAGGTTCCTCTAGGATTGATTAAACGCCCAAAAAAGGTTCAGCATCAGAAAGACGTTTCACCAGATAAAGGTTCACAGGTATATCGAGAGGTAGAAGAAAAGGAAAAAATTACTCCGATTGAATACAAGGATTTTTGTCAGCAGGTTCTCGCTAACCAAAAAAGTCCTAAAAATAACGGCAAGCACCTTACTATCATTGGCGAACCAGGTGCAGGAAAAACAACTCAGTTGTTGAAGATTGCTGATTGGGTGTTGGATGAAACTGAGGATTTGCCGATTTGGATTTCTTTAGGGGTAGTTGGCGCAAAGCCTCTACAGGAGTATTTGCTCAAAGATTGGCTGCCAGATGCGGCGAGTAAGTTGGATGCTGCATCACCTCAATGGGTGGAACAGTTAGAACAACACTTAAAAGATGGGCGAGTGTGGTTGCTGTTGGATGGTGCAGATGAGATGCAAGTCGCTGATCCCTTGGGAAAACTTGCCGAATTCGTCAGAGTTCCCTTGCTGAAAAATGTGCGGGTGGTGCTGACTTGCCGCCTGAATCTCTGGGATGCTGCGGGGAATGCTCTGTCTGAGTTTGATACTTACAAAATGCTGGATTTCAGCTATGGGGATGGCAAGAATTCAGATCAGGTGAAACAGTTTATTGATAAGTGGTTTGGGAACCCCTCCCTAGCCCTCCCCTACAAGGAGAGGGAGCAAGAAGCCTCTCCCTGCGTAGGGGGGAGTGAAGGGGGTCAACAATTACGGGAGGCTTTAGACGAAACTGGTAAAGAGCGAATCAAGGATTTAGCACGCCATCCTCTACGGTTAGCGCTATTGTGTTTTACTTGGCAATCGGGACGAGGAAAATTACCAGATACCAAAGCTGAACTCTATGAGATGTTTGTTGAGGCACTCTACGTCTTGAAAAAGGGGGTATTTCCCACCACCTCAGCACAGCAAAGAGACTTAAATGCAGCTCTTGGACGACTGGCTTTGAAAGCGATCGACAAGGGATTCAAATCTATCCTGCCCCAGAGTTTAGTTGATGAGGGACTGAAGAAACCCTATCCAGAATTATTTGAGTTATCTGACAAATTGGGATGGTTGAATCAAATAGGTGTTGAAGCAGAAAATCCCCTCAAGCCAGTTTACGCTTTCTTTCATCCTACGTTTCAGGAGTATTTTGCAGCAACGTTAATTGATGATTGGGACTTTTTTCTAAACCACATTCCCAATAATCCCAAAGATCCAAAAGCTAGTTACCGTATTTTTGAACCGCAGTGGAAGGAAGTAATTTTGCTGTGGTTGGGGAGAGAAGATTTACAACCTCACAAGAAAGAAAATTTTATTAAAGCTCTTGTTGAGTTCCAAGATAAGTGCAATAGATTGTATAGCCTTTTCCTGTCTAGTGAGGTACGCTCAAAGCATAGAGCATGA